One genomic region from Rosa rugosa chromosome 1, drRosRugo1.1, whole genome shotgun sequence encodes:
- the LOC133708067 gene encoding probable uridine nucleosidase 2, translating into MAVNEPKKIIIDTDPGIDDAMAIFVALKSPEVEVIGLTTIYGNVYTTLATRNALHLLEFAGRTDIPVAEGSHVTITQGTKLRIADFVHGTDGLGNQNFPPPNGKPIEQSAAAFLVEQANLYPGKVTVVALGPLTNIALAIQLDPAFAKNIGQIVLLGGAFAVNGNVNPAAEANIFGDPDAADIVFTSGADVLAVGINVTHQVVLTDADRDKLAKSNGKFAQYLCKILDVYFSYHHDAYSMKGVYLHDPTALLAAVNPSLLTYTEGVVRVQTSGITRGLTILYNKQKRFGEVTEWCDKPTAKVAVTVDAPTVVNLVMERLMDP; encoded by the exons ATGGCAGTGAATGAACCCAAGAAGATCATCATTGACACCGATCCTGGTATCG ATGATGCCATGGCCATATTCGTGGCATTGAAGTCGCCAGAGGTGGAAGTGATTGGACTGACAACTATCTATGGGAATGTTTATACAACTCTGGCCACGAGAAATGCCTTGCATTTG TTGGAGTTTGCAGGGAGAACTGATATTCCCGTGGCTGAAGGATCCCATGTTACAATAACT CAAGGTACAAAACTTCGTATTGCTGATTTTGTTCATGGTACGGATGGACTTGGAAACCAAAACTTCCCTCCACCAAATGGAAAGCCAATTGAACAGTCTGCAGCAGCTTTTCTGGTGGAGCAAGCAAACCTTTACCCTGGAAAAGTCACTGTGGTAGCATTAGGCCCACTTACAAATATTGCACTG GCTATACAACTAGATCCTGCATTTGCAAAGAACATTGGGCAGATTGTTCTTCTTGGTGGCGCTTTTGCAGTCAATGGGAATGTAAATCCAGCAGCAGAGGCCAAT ATATTTGGAGATCCAGATGCTGCAGATATAGTATTCACAAGTGGAGCAGATGTTTTGGCCGTGGGCATAAATGTTACCCATCAAGTTGTCTTGACAG ATGCTGATCGGGACAAGTTGGCAAAGTCAAATGGAAAATTTGCTCAGTACCTGTGCAAAATTTTAGATGTGTACTTCTCTTACCATCATGATGCCTATAGCATGAAAG GAGTTTACCTTCATGATCCTACAGCCCTTCTGGCAGCTGTTAATCCTTCACTTCTAACTTACACAGAGGGTGTTGTTAGAGTCCAGACAAGTGGCATCACAAGAGGGCTCACAATTTTGTATAACAAACAGAAAAG GTTCGGTGAAGTCACAGAATGGTGTGATAAACCCACGGCGAAGGTAGCAGTTACTGTTGATGCTCCCACAGTGGTCAACTTGGTCATGGAACGGCTCATGGACCCTTGA
- the LOC133708009 gene encoding uncharacterized protein LOC133708009 has protein sequence MNRSSSSSKAAKKPSPAPANKNKKKNNKKEQSPRNPLQDLNVISTTTSNHGSEASSSSMSIEAPRGCLRFFLSHSSSSNLKTPIRTRTRTRTRPKTLSKTPKSAPLVRHPSNSKCNVSKHNPQKSKFKTSSSCLYHWQPGNLPSCRTGLKLKACPAFNSFEQGAVRVGQPTGSSDATFTPLCKIPTGLGLDRNTEEEDVQQNSNKSNSTTPPVQASVSPEIQVGSSAVSSASLACYAAGHVLSGIADKRKCRPRGILNVGENDSGFGKGKALCSFEQVVEDDDATGKGMVGDPDASMLPLPTEASMHWILSPCNEEDEAHKEHSESSFQNPAGSPNANSGRREFSSDVCCDNNYESSTCRSRRNTSISPKSQELLNEHVPVLSSPRSTPGCEALPLKDERQYIYEFDAENSPFSLASLSSGNVILTPQSDSSADRHAGLSWSNTDNHRKHYDSELSSVAEAIRMASLSPNRHELIEDQIDSSFQFDCLTTTCNSISRIQKMLDDQAPWHSNSTLENVSQSQLRISWREGLMSRMHDMDEYDCCRCLSDEEEDINGCSNDLPKKSCRSPEITNNVEADQILTDTSWSADILDDEPGVAGKVKEDFPPQSCAESISTDGGGLLASGDSDWNLCYKNELFHV, from the coding sequence ATGAACCGATCGTCGTCGTCGTCAAAGGCGGCGAAGAAGCCCTCTCCGGCGCCGGCGaataagaataagaagaagaacaacAAAAAAGAGCAGAGCCCTCGAAACCCGTTGCAGGATCTCAATGTCATTAGCACCACCACTAGCAACCATGGGAGcgaggcttcttcttcttcaatgtcCATCGAAGCCCCACGAGGTTGCCTCAGGTTCTTTCTCTCTCACTCCTCTTCCTCTAATTTAAAAACCCCTATACGCACACGCACACGCACACGCACCAGGCCTAAAACTCTCTCCAAAACCCCTAAATCAGCTCCTCTTGTGAGGCACCCCTCCAATTCCAAATGCAATGTTTCCAAACACAACCCGCAGAAATCAAAATTCAAGACTAGCTCTTCTTGCTTGTATCACTGGCAGCCTGGGAACCTACCTAGTTGTAGGACTGGGCTCAAGTTGAAAGCTTGTCCAGCTTTCAATTCCTTTGAACAAGGTGCTGTCAGGGTAGGTCAACCCACAGGTTCTAGTGATGCAACTTTTACTCCCTTATGTAAGATACCTACCGGGTTGGGTTTGGACCGCAACACTGAGGAGGAGGATGTGCAACAGAATTCTAACAAGAGTAATAGTACAACTCCTCCTGTTCAGGCCTCTGTGTCTCCAGAGATACAAGTTGGATCGTCTGCCGTGTCATCAGCCTCGCTGGCTTGTTATGCTGCAGGCCATGTTCTTTCCGGGATCGCTGACAAGAGGAAGTGCAGACCTAGGGGAATTCTCAATGTAGGAGAGAATGATTCTGGCTTTGGGAAAGGGAAGGCTTTATGCAGTTTTGAGCAAGTGGTGGAGGATGACGATGCAACTGGCAAAGGAATGGTTGGAGATCCTGATGCTTCTATGCTTCCCTTACCTACTGAAGCTTCAATGCATTGGATTTTATCACCATGTAATGAGGAAGATGAGGCTCACAAGGAGCATTCTGAATCTAGTTTTCAGAATCCTGCAGGGTCCCCCAATGCCAATAGTGGTCGTCGTGAATTCTCTTCAGATGTATGCTGCGATAACAACTATGAAAGCAGTACTTGCCGTAGCAGGAGGAATACTTCCATTTCTCCTAAGTCTCAAGAATTGTTAAATGAGCATGTGCCTGTTTTGTCTTCTCCGCGTTCTACACCTGGTTGTGAGGCTCTACCCTTGAAAGATGAAAGGCAATACATTTATGAGTTTGATGCAGAGAATTCTCCGTTTTCTCTGGCTTCACTGAGTAGTGGGAATGTTATTCTTACACCTCAATCAGACTCAAGTGCAGATAGACATGCTGGCCTCTCATGGTCTAATACAGACAACCATAGGAAACACTACGATTCTGAACTCAGTTCAGTGGCTGAAGCTATTCGGATGGCAAGCTTGTCTCCAAACCGTCATGAACTGATTGAGGATCAGATTGATTCAAGTTTCCAATTTGATTGTCTAACTACAACTTGTAATTCGATCAGTCGAATCCAGAAAATGTTGGATGATCAGGCTCCCTGGCATTCCAACTCCACTCTAGAGAATGTGTCACAATCCCAGCTGAGGATATCATGGAGAGAAGGGTTAATGAGCCGTATGCACGACATGGATGAATATGATTGCTGCAGATGTTTATCAGACGAAGAGGAAGATATCAATGGCTGCAGCAATGACCTTCCCAAAAAGTCCTGTCGAAGTCCTGAAATCACCAACAATGTTGAGGCAGATCAGATTTTAACTGATACTTCCTGGTCTGCTGATATACTGGATGATGAACCAGGAGTTGCGGGAAAAGTTAAAGAAGACTTTCCTCCTCAATCATGTGCCGAGTCCATAAGCACTGATGGAGGCGGCCTGCTTGCTTCAGGGGATTCAGACTGGAATCTCTGCTACAAGAATGAGCTGTTCCATGTTTAA
- the LOC133708022 gene encoding transcription factor tau subunit sfc1-like isoform X1: protein MTYFLAGSQIEPNFAVMGVVKDGTISGFLPSSQVFGVHYPGYPSSISRAIDTLGGTQAIHKAHSSHSNNNNNRLELHFRHDDPYSHPAFGDLRSCNTFLLKISKTKSAGGQIDQVSAHNLDTSVQLTQPESDLLDGKQPETDQVTVCADIVARVPQAYHFDGMVDYQHVIAVHADVARKRKRNWVETEEPHFDRGGLMDIDQEDVMILLPQLFAPKDVPDNLVLKPSGTLSVKKNQEEPVQHQPEMDMEPVLAIDFGITEIPKRTNWEEYIPQDSDQWESQMAVSSLFDERPVWPKDSVTERLLDKGCSFSDHMLRRLLSRVAYYFSRGPFLRFWIKKGFDPRKDPDSRIYQKIDFRVKPPLQGYCEANSANQLKHKWGDLCAFRVFPYKCHTTLQLFELDDDYIQEQIRKAPAQTTCSPETGWFSYNLLENLKHRVQVRFLSVYPRPGAEHLLKAATESFKKSKRICNKDNLVRDEIVQQQANAELTGDVDAEEPNNVEDDEEDDIEVDNGEEALDTYDGHDLAEDGEISLQPHSYLNMENISRTHLQELFGSFPSPEAGGNRIQDAYTSDEEYQIYEQDSDGNFSDEN, encoded by the exons ATGACCTACTTCCTTGCCGGTAGCCAAATAGAGCCGAATTTTGCAGTAATGGGAGTCGTAAAAGATGGGACGATATCTGGGTTTCTTCCTAGCAGCCAAGTTTTTGGTGTCCACTATCCTGGTTATCCTTCCTCCATCTCTCGAGCCATCGACACTCTCGGCGGCACCCAAGCAATCCATAAG GCTCACAGCTCACactccaacaacaacaacaacaggtTGGAGCTCCATTTCcgccatgatgacccctattcGCATCCTGCATTTGGAGACCTTCGTTCCTGCAACACTTTTCTGCTTAAAATATCTAAAACTAAGTCTGCTGGTGGACAAATCGATCAAGTTTCCGCACATAACTTGGATACTTCTGTACAGTTAACTCAACCTGAAAGTGACTTACTTGATGGCAAACAACCTGAAACTGATCAAGTAACCGTTTGCGCTGATATTGTTGCTCGTGTCCCACAGGCTTATCACTTTGATG GAATGGTAGACTACCAGCATGTCATTGCTGTTCATGCTGATGTTGCACGCAAGAGAAAGAGAAACTGGGTCGAGACAGAGGAGCCGCACTTTG ACAGAGGTGGTCTTATGGATATTGATCAGGAGGATGTGATGATTCTATTGCCCCAACTTTTTGCACCCAAAGATGTTCCGGATAATTTAGT GTTGAAACCATCAGGGACATTGAGTGTAAAAAAGAATCAAGAAGAACCTGTGCAGCACCAACCGGAG ATGGATATGGAGCCAGTTCTTGCAATTGACTTTGGAATCACTGA GATTCCTAAGAGAACAAACTGGGAGGAATATATACCTCAAGATTCAGATCAGTGGGAGTCACAGATGGCCGTTTCTAGCCTGTTTGATGAGAGGCCTGTATGGCCAAAGGATTCAGTAACTGAACGCTTGCTTGATAAGGGCTGCAGTTTTTCAGATCATATGCTGAGAAG GCTTCTTTCTAGAGTTGCATACTACTTTTCTCGTGGACCATTTCTCAGGTTCTGGATAAAAAAAGGATTTGATCCTCGGAAAGATCCTGATTCTCGCAT ATATCAGAAAATTGATTTTCGAGTAAAACCACCATTACAAGGTTATTGTGAGGCTAATTCAGCCAATCA ACTAAAGCATAAATGGGGGGATTTATGTGCATTTCGAGTGTTTCCTTACAAGTGCCATACAACATTGCAACTCTTTGAACTTGATGATGATTACATTCAAGAACAGATAAGAAAGGCTCCAGCTCAGACAACGTGCTCT CCGGAGACGGGATGGTTTTCATATAACTTGCTTGAGAACTTGAAACATCGCGTTCAGGTGAGGTTCCTATCCGTATACCCAAGACCGGGTGCAGAGCACTTGCTCAAAGCTGCTACTGAAAGCTTTAAAAAGTCAAAGAGGATATGCAATAAAGACAACTTAGTGCGTGATGAAATTGTCCAGCAACAAGCCAATGCAG AACTTACAGGTGATGTAGATGCGGAGGAACCCAACAATGTTGAggatgatgaggaagatgatATTGAGGTTGATAACGGTGAAGAAGCATTAGATACATATGATGGACATGATCTG GCTGAGGATGGTGAAATTTCTTTGCAGCCACATTCAT ATCTTAACATGGAGAACATTTCAAGAACTCATTTACAGGAGCTTTTTGGTAGTTTTCCATCCCCTGAAGCAGGGGGCAATAGAATACAAGATGCATATACCAGTGATGAAGAATACCAGATTTATGAGCAAGATAGTGATGGCAACTTCTCTGACGAAAACTGA
- the LOC133708022 gene encoding transcription factor tau subunit sfc1-like isoform X2 yields MTYFLAGSQIEPNFAVMGVVKDGTISGFLPSSQVFGVHYPGYPSSISRAIDTLGGTQAIHKAHSSHSNNNNNRLELHFRHDDPYSHPAFGDLRSCNTFLLKISKTKSAGGQIDQVSAHNLDTSVQLTQPESDLLDGKQPETDQVTVCADIVARVPQAYHFDGMVDYQHVIAVHADVARKRKRNWVETEEPHFDRGGLMDIDQEDVMILLPQLFAPKDVPDNLVLKPSGTLSVKKNQEEPVQHQPEMDMEPVLAIDFGITEIPKRTNWEEYIPQDSDQWESQMAVSSLFDERPVWPKDSVTERLLDKGCSFSDHMLRRLLSRVAYYFSRGPFLRFWIKKGFDPRKDPDSRIYQKIDFRVKPPLQGYCEANSANQLKHKWGDLCAFRVFPYKCHTTLQLFELDDDYIQEQIRKAPAQTTCSPETGWFSYNLLENLKHRVQVRFLSVYPRPGAEHLLKAATESFKKSKRICNKDNLVRDEIVQQQANAGDVDAEEPNNVEDDEEDDIEVDNGEEALDTYDGHDLAEDGEISLQPHSYLNMENISRTHLQELFGSFPSPEAGGNRIQDAYTSDEEYQIYEQDSDGNFSDEN; encoded by the exons ATGACCTACTTCCTTGCCGGTAGCCAAATAGAGCCGAATTTTGCAGTAATGGGAGTCGTAAAAGATGGGACGATATCTGGGTTTCTTCCTAGCAGCCAAGTTTTTGGTGTCCACTATCCTGGTTATCCTTCCTCCATCTCTCGAGCCATCGACACTCTCGGCGGCACCCAAGCAATCCATAAG GCTCACAGCTCACactccaacaacaacaacaacaggtTGGAGCTCCATTTCcgccatgatgacccctattcGCATCCTGCATTTGGAGACCTTCGTTCCTGCAACACTTTTCTGCTTAAAATATCTAAAACTAAGTCTGCTGGTGGACAAATCGATCAAGTTTCCGCACATAACTTGGATACTTCTGTACAGTTAACTCAACCTGAAAGTGACTTACTTGATGGCAAACAACCTGAAACTGATCAAGTAACCGTTTGCGCTGATATTGTTGCTCGTGTCCCACAGGCTTATCACTTTGATG GAATGGTAGACTACCAGCATGTCATTGCTGTTCATGCTGATGTTGCACGCAAGAGAAAGAGAAACTGGGTCGAGACAGAGGAGCCGCACTTTG ACAGAGGTGGTCTTATGGATATTGATCAGGAGGATGTGATGATTCTATTGCCCCAACTTTTTGCACCCAAAGATGTTCCGGATAATTTAGT GTTGAAACCATCAGGGACATTGAGTGTAAAAAAGAATCAAGAAGAACCTGTGCAGCACCAACCGGAG ATGGATATGGAGCCAGTTCTTGCAATTGACTTTGGAATCACTGA GATTCCTAAGAGAACAAACTGGGAGGAATATATACCTCAAGATTCAGATCAGTGGGAGTCACAGATGGCCGTTTCTAGCCTGTTTGATGAGAGGCCTGTATGGCCAAAGGATTCAGTAACTGAACGCTTGCTTGATAAGGGCTGCAGTTTTTCAGATCATATGCTGAGAAG GCTTCTTTCTAGAGTTGCATACTACTTTTCTCGTGGACCATTTCTCAGGTTCTGGATAAAAAAAGGATTTGATCCTCGGAAAGATCCTGATTCTCGCAT ATATCAGAAAATTGATTTTCGAGTAAAACCACCATTACAAGGTTATTGTGAGGCTAATTCAGCCAATCA ACTAAAGCATAAATGGGGGGATTTATGTGCATTTCGAGTGTTTCCTTACAAGTGCCATACAACATTGCAACTCTTTGAACTTGATGATGATTACATTCAAGAACAGATAAGAAAGGCTCCAGCTCAGACAACGTGCTCT CCGGAGACGGGATGGTTTTCATATAACTTGCTTGAGAACTTGAAACATCGCGTTCAGGTGAGGTTCCTATCCGTATACCCAAGACCGGGTGCAGAGCACTTGCTCAAAGCTGCTACTGAAAGCTTTAAAAAGTCAAAGAGGATATGCAATAAAGACAACTTAGTGCGTGATGAAATTGTCCAGCAACAAGCCAATGCAG GTGATGTAGATGCGGAGGAACCCAACAATGTTGAggatgatgaggaagatgatATTGAGGTTGATAACGGTGAAGAAGCATTAGATACATATGATGGACATGATCTG GCTGAGGATGGTGAAATTTCTTTGCAGCCACATTCAT ATCTTAACATGGAGAACATTTCAAGAACTCATTTACAGGAGCTTTTTGGTAGTTTTCCATCCCCTGAAGCAGGGGGCAATAGAATACAAGATGCATATACCAGTGATGAAGAATACCAGATTTATGAGCAAGATAGTGATGGCAACTTCTCTGACGAAAACTGA
- the LOC133708077 gene encoding probable thiol methyltransferase 2 isoform X1: protein MSSQFSSSLIRTRRNLNLLPLIRPTSRRRVSANQLRMMMTTKKKREQGDPESRENHKPRGVNELQQLLHSDSTGGDWDKCWEQGLTPWDLGQPTPVIAHLHRLGALPKGRALVPGCGTGYDVVEIACPERHVTGLDISHNAINKALQLFSSLPTAMHFTFLKVDFFTWHPTELFDLIFDYTFFCAIEPDMRSAWAQKMRDILKPDGELITLMFPISDHLGGPPYKVSVSDYEEVLHPMGFKAISIVDNHLAVLPRKIIPCSSFCCFALCFVHEVSLQDERS from the exons ATGTCCTCTCAATTTTCATCATCATTGATTAGGACTAGGAGGAATCTCAATCTGCTGCCTTTGATTCGTCCCACAAGTAGAAGAAGGGTGAGTGCCAACCAACtgaggatgatgatgacgacgaagaagaagagagagcagGGAGACCCCGAGAGTCGGGAGAACCACAAACCTCGTGGTGTTAACGAGCTTCAGCAACTCTTGCACAGCGACTCTACAG GTGGTGATTGGGACAAGTGCTGGGAGCAAGGTCTCACCCCTTGGGATTTAGGACAGCCAACTCCTGTTATTGCTCATCTTCATAGGTTGGGAGCCCTTCCCAAGGGCAGGGCTCTTGTCCCTGGATGCGGCACT GGTTATGATGTTGTAGAGATTGCATGCCCTGAACGCCATGTTACCGGTTTAGACATTTCACACAATGCCATTAACAAGGCCCTCCAG TTGTTTTCCTCACTACCCACTGCAATGCATTTTACCTTCTTAAAGGTGGACTTTTTTACCTGGCATCCAACTGAATTGTTTGATCTCATATTTGATTATAC GTTCTTCTGTGCTATTGAACCAGACATGAGATCAGCATGGGCACAAAAGATGAGGGATATCTTAAAACCAGATGGAGAGCTCATAACACTAATGTTTCCC ATCAGTGATCATCTTGGTGGACCCCCATACAAAGTGTCAGTTTCAGA TTATGAAGAGGTGTTGCATCCCATGGGCTTTAAAGCAATCTCCATCGTGGATAATCATCTGGCTGTCCTACCTCGCAAG ATAATCCCATGTAGTAGCTTTTGCTGCTTTGCACTTTGTTTTGTCCATGAAGTTTCACTCCA GGACGAGAGAAGCTAG
- the LOC133708077 gene encoding probable thiol methyltransferase 2 isoform X2, with the protein MSSQFSSSLIRTRRNLNLLPLIRPTSRRRVSANQLRMMMTTKKKREQGDPESRENHKPRGVNELQQLLHSDSTGGDWDKCWEQGLTPWDLGQPTPVIAHLHRLGALPKGRALVPGCGTGYDVVEIACPERHVTGLDISHNAINKALQLFSSLPTAMHFTFLKVDFFTWHPTELFDLIFDYTFFCAIEPDMRSAWAQKMRDILKPDGELITLMFPISDHLGGPPYKVSVSDYEEVLHPMGFKAISIVDNHLAVLPRKGREKLGRWKRPASKSSL; encoded by the exons ATGTCCTCTCAATTTTCATCATCATTGATTAGGACTAGGAGGAATCTCAATCTGCTGCCTTTGATTCGTCCCACAAGTAGAAGAAGGGTGAGTGCCAACCAACtgaggatgatgatgacgacgaagaagaagagagagcagGGAGACCCCGAGAGTCGGGAGAACCACAAACCTCGTGGTGTTAACGAGCTTCAGCAACTCTTGCACAGCGACTCTACAG GTGGTGATTGGGACAAGTGCTGGGAGCAAGGTCTCACCCCTTGGGATTTAGGACAGCCAACTCCTGTTATTGCTCATCTTCATAGGTTGGGAGCCCTTCCCAAGGGCAGGGCTCTTGTCCCTGGATGCGGCACT GGTTATGATGTTGTAGAGATTGCATGCCCTGAACGCCATGTTACCGGTTTAGACATTTCACACAATGCCATTAACAAGGCCCTCCAG TTGTTTTCCTCACTACCCACTGCAATGCATTTTACCTTCTTAAAGGTGGACTTTTTTACCTGGCATCCAACTGAATTGTTTGATCTCATATTTGATTATAC GTTCTTCTGTGCTATTGAACCAGACATGAGATCAGCATGGGCACAAAAGATGAGGGATATCTTAAAACCAGATGGAGAGCTCATAACACTAATGTTTCCC ATCAGTGATCATCTTGGTGGACCCCCATACAAAGTGTCAGTTTCAGA TTATGAAGAGGTGTTGCATCCCATGGGCTTTAAAGCAATCTCCATCGTGGATAATCATCTGGCTGTCCTACCTCGCAAG GGACGAGAGAAGCTAGGAAGGTGGAAGAGGCCTGCAAGTAAATCCTCTCTATGA
- the LOC133708016 gene encoding ankyrin repeat-containing protein At5g02620-like — translation MERQNSFRTAKIEKQVSFNGAIEKQSSFRGAMEKQKSFRGLMEKQKSFRIVMEKQLSFIGGGSSERRKSKESPGKRGDSQLHLAARAGNLDRVKEIVANCNTSTSSGDAIGLLMSKTNQEGETPLYASAENGHAVVVREMLKHMDLQSASIAARNGYDPFHIAVRQGHLEVLKELLQVFPNLAMTTDLSNSTALHTAATQGHIEIVNLLLETDSNLAKIARNNGKTVLHSAARMGHSEVVKSLLSKDPTSAFRTDLKGQTALHMAVKGQNEEIVLELIKPDPSVLAVEDNKGNTALHIATRKSRLENVRCLLSIEGININAVNKGGETPFDIAEKFGSSELVSVLKEAGATNSGKPSNPAKQLKQTVSDIKHDVQSQLQQTRQTGARVQKIAKKLKKLHISGLNNAITSATVVAVLIATVAFAAIFTVPGQYVEVETQGFTLGQAHIARNAAFIIFFLFDSLALFISLAVVVVQTTVVVIDQKAKKQLVFVINKLMWLACLSISIAFISLSYVVVGSQSRWLAVCATIIGSTIMLTTIGSMCYCVVLHRMEESKLRNIRKAESRSRSSFSMSLASDHEILNSEYKRMYAL, via the exons ATGGAGAGACAAAACAGCTTTCGGACAGCAAAGATAGAAAAACAAGTGAGTTTCAATGGGGCAATCGAGAAACAGTCTAGTTTCCGCGGGGCAATGGAGAAACAGAAGAGTTTTCGCGGACTTATGGAGAAGCAGAAGAGTTTTCGAATAGTAATGGAGAAGCAGCTGAGCTTTATTGGGGGCGGCAGCAGTGAAAGGAGGAAGAGCAAGGAGTCACCTGGTAAAAGAGGTGACTCCCAACTCCACTTGGCGGCTCGAGCAGGGAATTTAGATAGAGTGAAAGAGATTGTTGCGAATTGTAATACTAGTACTAGTAGTGGTGATGCAATTGGTTTATTAATGTCAAAGACAAACCAGGAGGGGGAGACTCCCTTGTATGCCTCAGCTGAGAATGGTCATGCCGTAGTTGTCAGGGAAATGTTGAAGCATATGGACCTTCAATCTGCATCCATCGCAGCCAGAAATGGCTATGATCCATTCCACATTGCTGTAAGACAGGGCCATCTCG AGGTGTTGAAAGAACTTCTGCAAGTGTTCCCCAACTTGGCTATGACCACAGACCTATCAAATTCGACTGCCTTGCACACAGCTGCTACTCAAGGGCACATTGAGATTGTAAATCTGCTTCTGGAAACAGACTCAAATCTTGCTAAGATAGCCCGCAATAATGGTAAGACTGTGCTTCATTCAGCAGCAAGGATGGGGCACTCGGAAGTTGTCAAATCCCTACTCAGCAAGGATCCAACCTCTGCTTTTAGAACAGACCTCAAAGGCCAAACTGCACTCCACATGGCTGTGAAAGGCCAGAATGAGGAGATTGTGCTGGAGTTGATAAAACCTGACCCCTCAGTTTTGGCTGTGGAAGATAACAAGGGAAACACAGCATTGCATATTGCTACACGGAAGAGTCGTCTTGAG AATGTACGTTGTCTATTGTCCATTGAGGGAATTAACATCAACGCAGTTAACAAGGGTGGGGAGACTCCGTTTGACATTGCAGAAAAGTTTGGAAGTTCAGAACTTGTTTCAGTATTAAAGGAAGCAGGGGCCACAAATTCTGGAAAACCTTCAAATCCAGCAAAGCAGCTGAAGCAAACTGTGAGTGACATAAAGCATGACGTCCAGTCCCAACTCCAGCAGACACGTCAAACTGGTGCCAGGGTCCAGAAAATTGCAAAGAAGTTGAAGAAGCTCCACATTAGCGGCCTCAACAATGCTATAACCTCAGCCACTGTTGTTGCTGTGCTCATTGCCACCGTGGCCTTTGCAGCCATCTTCACCGTTCCAGGCCAGTACGTGGAAGTGGAAACACAAGGGTTTACGCTTGGTCAAGCCCACATAGCAAGAAATGCAgctttcatcattttcttcttgtttgacAGCCTGGCACTATTCATCTCCCTTGCTGTTGTGGTGGTGCAGACAACAGTGGTTGTGATTGATCAGAAAGCGAAAAAGCAGCTTGTTTTTGTGATTAACAAGCTCATGTGGCTGGCTTGCCTCTCCATTTCGATTGCTTTTATTTCTCTGTCTTATGTGGTGGTGGGTTCACAGTCCAGGTGGCTTGCTGTGTGCGCAACTATTATAGGCAGTACAATCATGCTGACTACTATTGGCTCCATGTGCTACTGTGTCGTCTTACACAGGATGGAGGAGTCCAAATTGAGGAACATTAGGAAAGCTGAGAGCAGGTCCCGTTCCTCCTTCTCTATGTCTCTGGCATCGGATCATGAGATTTTGAACAGTGAGTATAAGAGGATGTATGCATTGTAA